The nucleotide window CAGAACTGCCCTTCCAGCGCGAGGCCGCTCACGCCTACGCCCACGGCTTGCCGCCCACGGAAGCGCAGTGCGCGACCGGGCAGGAATGGCGGCAGCGCTTTGCAAAACTTGCTGGCAGCATGCGGGAGTTTGCCAAGGGGGCCAGACATGCGTGAGATAGTTGTTATCAGCGGCAAGGGCGGTACGGGAAAAACCACCGTCTGCGCCGCATTTGCCGCGCTGGCCCACGCGCAGGGGCAAAAGGCCGTACTCTGCGACCTGGATGTGGACGTGCCGGACATGCACATTCTGCTGAACCCGCAGGTGCAGCAGGAGGAAGTTTTTATTTCCGGCAATACGGCCCGCATCAATCCTGATCTGTGCACCGCCTGCGGGCGTTGCGCCGAGCTGTGCCGCTTTGATGCGGTGCGGCTTGAAAATGGCCTGTACTCCATAGACGAACTGGGCTGCGAGGGCTGCGGCGTGTGCCACAAACTTTGCCCGGCGCACGCTGTGGAATTTCCCGAACGGCGCTGTGGCGTGTGGTATGTCAGCAACACCCGTTTTGGCCCCTTTGTACATGCGCAGCTTGACCCTGGGCAGGAAAATTCGGGTCGTCTTGTGGCCCTGCTCAAGCGTCAGGCCCGGGACAAGGCAACCCAAATGGGCGCAGACCTTGTGCTGTGCGATGGCTCGCCGGGTGTGGGCTGCCCTGTGATCAGCTCCCTCTCCGGTGCGGCGCTGGCCGTGGCCGTGGTCGAGCCAACGCCTTCAGGGCGGCATGACTTTGCCCGTGTGGCGGAGCTGTGCGCGCATTTCCGTATTCCCGTGGCGGTGCTCATCAACAAGGCCGACCTGAACGCGGATGAGGTGGCCCGCATACACGCCCTGGCCGATGAGGGTGGGCATCATGTGGTGGGCGAGCTGCCCTTCAGCCCGCTGGTCACGCAGGCCATGGTGCGGCGGCAGGCCCTGACCGAAGAAATTTCAACCCTTACCAAACCCCTGGCCGAAACTCTGGCAGCAGCCTGGGAGCGCGTGTGCTCTCTGG belongs to Desulfovibrio desulfuricans DSM 642 and includes:
- a CDS encoding ATP-binding protein, with the translated sequence MREIVVISGKGGTGKTTVCAAFAALAHAQGQKAVLCDLDVDVPDMHILLNPQVQQEEVFISGNTARINPDLCTACGRCAELCRFDAVRLENGLYSIDELGCEGCGVCHKLCPAHAVEFPERRCGVWYVSNTRFGPFVHAQLDPGQENSGRLVALLKRQARDKATQMGADLVLCDGSPGVGCPVISSLSGAALAVAVVEPTPSGRHDFARVAELCAHFRIPVAVLINKADLNADEVARIHALADEGGHHVVGELPFSPLVTQAMVRRQALTEEISTLTKPLAETLAAAWERVCSLASQPGRQGDIKHL